gactactaaaaagctcaaactggtatacatttgacaaatttacctcaaaccggtacatttgtgacaaatttaccctcgttagttttcgttaaattttattcttaaattattaagttaaatgacacgtgacaattaaccagtataccaatttagtatTTTACATTCCGTTTGTCAccgtttataatttttgtgatttttttgtagtgttaatccaatttagcatatggtatatttgtcacaaatttaccattttaggattttttgtactcgaataaattagtttgtgataaatttgtcataaatatactggtttatgatttttttttttatagtcaatcgaagtaaatttgtcacaagtgatATCGTTCGAGTTTTTCacagaaaaatagtttttgataaatttatcacaagctGTACTCGCCGGTTTTTTTCAacgtattaaccctaaaaacaaTTATATGTGGAACTGCCTACTTGTTTCGCAAAATCTCGCATCTTTCGCTCAAAAGAAAGTTAAACTAAGGCGTGTTTGTTTTCGTTTAaaacaatttcaagaaaaagttttcctcattttccaaatttgattcATTTAAAAATGAGTCAACAAGAATGATTTCCTTCCaaaacttaaattcaagaaaacgaTTTCTCCTTCGAAAGAAccgaaaatgttttcaaaaatgttttaaaatctattaaaaagattttctaattaaaaattttgaatttgttattattatatcttttttctttttttcttgttttctcttttctttctttgcctatGAACGTAAATCCTAACTTCTCCTCCCCTCCCTCATTCTCCTTGCCCCTTCCCTTTTGTTTTGACTTACTCTTGTAACCGGAAATCATgttcattttcagaaaataaaaataaaaataaaatgtgtaTAAATTCaggtttccttttcattttgcaaGTTCAAATTCTAGATTTACTAAACTATCAAGTAATATAGactcaacaaattaatttagaaGTAAGAGGTACACTATCGTCAATTGTTAGGTCAAAtgtcattcaatcatttttcaaatgcgaTTCAAATACCAGAAAATACTTTTAGTTATGTAtcacaaaattaaagaaaactaacccttttcctaaaaaatgatttcccggaaaacattttccaaaaacgttaCGCTTTTCGTCAAACAAATACACCCTAAGTCACTTTCCTCCCGCCAGTCTAGATAAAGGCAGAAGAACTGAAAGCTCGGGTGATATAAATCTTCACTACAAGCAACAAGGGCATGTATATGCACAAAAATGTGGCTCCTTGAGAAGCTCATCGCTTACCACTCACCcgtaattttatttatattttaaacatCCTACTTGATGTTGGAATTTTGACAGAGCAAAGTGAAAATTAACTTCATCACGCTCTGCTCTGCACGGATTGATCAACTGATCACTACATTAGCAGCGTCTCGGCTGATAAAACCACTGCCAACCAAAGTGTAATCGAACTCTCAACCGTTAATGCATGTTGACTTCTGCACGCGTTCAGCATAGAATGGAgatcaagaaaatgaaaggatgaAGGAAATGATACACAACTGTAAGGTGTAAAGAACTTCATGGATTGGGCTATCTGCCATCACTTCAAGAACTTACCTATTAGAGAGATGGGCATAACAAAAGCTCTATCCTTGCAACATGAGCGACCACGAAACGAGATGTGGAAAATACATGCAGGTTTCAGGTACAAATTTCTTAGGCCAGATGTCCCAATAGTACAAGTGAGCCTATTTTCTTACAGCTCTGTTTGACAAGTTTTGATATTGTACTGTACTACAATCTCAATGAtgatggaagaaaaggaaataatttctatGAAATAGAATATAACAGGAAAGTGTTCAGATAACCTTCCTGTCGGACATAAGGGAATGGCAAGGCTTACACCTAcctttttttgggtcggaaCATCTACGCCTACTTAAAATGAGAGAACATATAAAACTATCCTCTAAAGATTTGCCATGTTCATAATCCTTAATCAAATGTttcttcatcctccaaaataTTACCATAACTATACTGGCAACATCATTTATTTCGCTCTATTGTCAGCATCATAAGTTCACTTtgacaataacaacaacaagaaTAGGATAAATACGTTTAAATATGGACGTGGGCAAACACGAACCAAACCTTTAAAGTTAAAGATTGGATTTCAATTCAGTAACCAGAAACCAACATTACATGATGACATTCAAACAGAATTGATAAAAAGATACAAAATCAATGTGGAACCGATAAAGGTAATGATACCGATTTCCTTTTTGCAAATTGCAGAAGTCTATTTACTTCATGAAAGGTTACTGCCATTTGACCACCTTCTAATAGTACAAGCAAGATTCTTTCCACTCAGCATCCCAAACCTAGATTTGAATAATGAAGATCGAGTAGGACCATTACTCGATGAAGCAATATTAGCAGCAGCCAGTTGGCTGACTACCGGTGGAAATTCAACCCCATTGTCTTGCGCTCCGCCGTCGCTTGTACTGACGTCAGCATTTTCATGTTCACCGCTGTCTAAGCTAACTGCAAGAGTCCCCCTGCTCGTTCTCAACCACTCAGCAAATTCACAAGTCACTCCTCTACACTTCTTAACCTTCACTTTTACCAAATTAGGGAACCCGTTAGCCAATGCTTCCATACCATCGTTCGAGACAGGGCAGCTCTTAATACAAAGTTTCTTCAAGGCTAAACATTTTCCGCAATGCACGAAATCTCTACATCACCAACAGTATCGCTACCACACAATGCCAAGCGCTCCAAGTTTCGGCAATTTGACGCCAACAAACCTAAACTTGATTTGGTGGGATTGACACCAATAAGAACAAGttcttgcagattagcacaatGCTTAGCTACAGCAATTAAGCCCTCATCGCCAATGCGATTTGCCTTGTATCCATCAATGTGAAGCTTTCTTAACAGCTTGCAACGTTCAGCCACCGACATGAGCCCCATATTCGTACACTCTACTGTCTTTTACAAGATGCAAAATCTCTAGATCAGGGCAATTAGAGATGGCGGAAAGACCGATATCGCTTACCTGGAGTCTCTCAAGATGGATCTCAACCACACCATTTGCTTGGTCCGCCATCAGTTGGAGCAACTTATCCCACTCACCTGAGCACCTAAACAGTCTCAAAGTCCTTAAATTCCTGGAACCTATGATTAACGGACCAAAACACTGTCCATTGTACAGCTCCTTCAGGCAAATCGTTTTGAGTGAAGCTGCAGCTACGCCGGGCCCTATGGCTCGGCCGCAGCCCCA
This region of Eucalyptus grandis isolate ANBG69807.140 chromosome 8, ASM1654582v1, whole genome shotgun sequence genomic DNA includes:
- the LOC104447864 gene encoding LOW QUALITY PROTEIN: F-box protein At1g47056 (The sequence of the model RefSeq protein was modified relative to this genomic sequence to represent the inferred CDS: inserted 5 bases in 5 codons; deleted 1 base in 1 codon) gives rise to the protein MLADGADAADAADASDYISQLPDECLACVFQCLGTGDRKRCSLVCRRWLAVXGQSRHRLSLNARADLLPLVTSLFSRFDAVTKLALKCDRRSASIGDEALDLISLRCQNLTRLKLRACRDLTDAGMXGFAKNCRSLKKLSCGSCAFGXRGMNAVLDSCASLEELSVKRLRGLAGDGAAAEXIGPGVAAASLKTICLKELYNGQCFGPLIIGSRNLRTLRLFRCSGEWDKLLQLMADQANGVVEIHLERLQVSDIGLSAISNCPDLEILHLVKTVECTNMGLMSVAERCKLLRKLHIDGYKANRIGDEGLIAVAKHCANLQELVLIGVNPTKSSLGLLASNCRNLERLALCGSDTVGDVEISCIAXKCLALKKLCIKSCPVSNDGMEALANGFPNLVKVKVKKCRGVTCEFAEWLRTSRGTLAVSLDSGEHENADVSTSDGGAQDNGVEFPPVVSQLAAANIASSSNGPTRSSLFKSRFGMLSGKNLACTIRRWSNGSNLS